The Anaerolineae bacterium genomic interval GCCAGGCGGTGCAGCAGAGGTGCCTCTCCCCAGACGCTGTCGTTGTACCACCATTGGTCGTCTATGACGGTGATGGTGGCGTTCCAACCAATGGACACGTGCTCCCGCCCCTGGCCCCCGCTTGCGACAACCGGCCACAGGTCCATGCCCTCCATCTCTGGCAGTGGCTCCACGCCCGCCAGCGACAGCATGGTGGTCATGAGATCCAGATTGTAGGCGAGAGCATGGCAGGCGGTGCCGGCGGCCTCGCCCTTGGGATGGCGGATCATCATCACCAGATCGGCCACAGCTCGCGTCATGGGGTGGCCCTGCTTGCTGATCAGCCCTTTGTCGCAGGGTTCCACCCCGATGTTGTGCCCGTGATCGCTGATGACGCCCACCACGGTATCCTCCAGCCGGCCGCTGTGGCGCAGCGTCTCCATGAAGTAGCCGAACCAGCGGTCTACCATGGTCACCTCGCCGGCGTAGTTGGCCTGCAGGCGCCTGATCTGGCGCGGGGTGAGCCGACCGCGCATGGGGCCATAGAGGGATTGGATGATGTTCTCCACATCGTCGTCGGGGTCATAGAGGCGGCGGTAGTGATCGGGTGGATCCCACGGCTCGTGAGGATCGAAGGAGTCCACGACGAGGAAGAAGTCTTCGGCGTCCTGGTTGTCCCAGAGCCAGCGCGAGGCTTCGGTGAAGACGCGCGCCGGGTAGTAGTCGGCCTCGTTCATACGGTAGGAGTTGTTGCGCAGGTACGTCTCCAGGAAGGCTGCCAGCCGCGGGTCGTCCTCCGGTGGGACAGGCATGTGGGCTGCCACCTGGCCTCGGGGCACGGGAGGGCCGCTCCGATAGGGGTCGGTCTCCTGCCCCCGGATCCAGACCCACTCGTCGAACCCGCGGTGGAAGTTCTTGGAGGGCTTGAACTGGTGATAGGTGTCGGTGATGAAGGCGGTGCGGTAGCCCTGCTGCTGCAGCATCTCGGAGACGGTGGTCTTCTCCTCCTCGATGGGGCCCCAGCCGGCCGCGCCCACAAAGTCCCCCTTGTACGGCCGATGCCCTCGGAAAGGGAAGGTACGGGTAATGGTGTGCAGGGCCCGGCGCACCGGCAGGGTGGGCAGGGATTCGGGGTAGGCCCGGGTGAAGCGAACGGACTCGGCAGCGAAGGCGTCCAGGTGGGGGGTGCGTATCCATTCGTTGCCGTAGGCCCCCACGTGATCTTGTCGTTGGGAGTCCAAGATGACCAGTACCAGGTTCATGGTTCCTCCTCGGTGTAGTTCGGCCCGGGAGGGATGATACACGCTTCAGGGTGGAGCGTCATGCCCGGCCGGCGTCAGCTCTGGCCTGGAGGCGCTGATGGAGGGCTGTAGGGCGCAGACCGGGCGGTACCCGGCACCGGGGCCGGCCTGCCTGATGTGGCGCCGGCATGTCGCCGACATACAGACGGGCAAGCCCCCAGCCTGGGGACTTGCCCGGTCGGCCGGCCCTCCTGGCGCGCGGCCTACCTCAGGAACTTG includes:
- a CDS encoding sulfatase — its product is MNLVLVILDSQRQDHVGAYGNEWIRTPHLDAFAAESVRFTRAYPESLPTLPVRRALHTITRTFPFRGHRPYKGDFVGAAGWGPIEEEKTTVSEMLQQQGYRTAFITDTYHQFKPSKNFHRGFDEWVWIRGQETDPYRSGPPVPRGQVAAHMPVPPEDDPRLAAFLETYLRNNSYRMNEADYYPARVFTEASRWLWDNQDAEDFFLVVDSFDPHEPWDPPDHYRRLYDPDDDVENIIQSLYGPMRGRLTPRQIRRLQANYAGEVTMVDRWFGYFMETLRHSGRLEDTVVGVISDHGHNIGVEPCDKGLISKQGHPMTRAVADLVMMIRHPKGEAAGTACHALAYNLDLMTTMLSLAGVEPLPEMEGMDLWPVVASGGQGREHVSIGWNATITVIDDQWWYNDSVWGEAPLLHRLAEDPDLQTNLAPEYPDVVRAMRQRMLADAGGEIPELLQDFKVELGCTPYVDG